A region of Subdoligranulum variabile DNA encodes the following proteins:
- a CDS encoding alpha-amylase family glycosyl hydrolase — translation MKSAKKRKAAAAKAAAARAKAPAKPAAPAPAEPVKETTPKAEAPKAEPEKTEAPKATPAAAEAPKAEAQPALKAAPAQEKLKAAPKQEQLHAAPAQEKLKAAPKQEKLKAAPKQEKLKAAPKKEALKAAPATSSAEDDAAFERRLARHYDELKWLYCELYHGDMQAFDYCVDMLRRAWADRKPALRAQDAAREANPDWYRRRDLLGMMMYTNAFAGTLKGVEEKLPYIQECGVNYLHLMPLLQSPKGRSDGGYAVADFRTVQPELGTMDDLEHLADACREKGMSLCLDFVMNHTSEDHEWARKARANEPGYRDRYFFYDNWDIPNEFEKTVPQVFPTTAPGSFTWLDDCQQVVMTNFYPYQWDLNYANPVVFNDMTENLLYLTNRGIDVIRLDAVPYIWKELGTSCRNLPQVHTLVRMMRMVCEIVCPSVLLLGEVVMEPAKVVPYFGTPEKPECHMLYNVTTMATTWNSLATADVSLLRHQMDTVCALPRDFLFLNYLRCHDDIGWGLDYPWLGARFGTNEVAHKKYLNDWFTGKWPGSDSRGELYNDDPTLGDARLCGTTASLCGVEAADFEKDPFKMERAISCDLMLHAWMLVQSGIPVLYSGDEIGQLNDYTYHDDPEKWDDSRYIHRGNFQWDLAELRHDTTTRQGKQFEGLRRLETIRAEEKAFDAQADVWTFDTGSSHVLGVGRWYQGHKLIAFFNFSPEFVHVSSWEKGPYDELMYGGHRDDLNDVELYPYGFAWFLHTED, via the coding sequence ATGAAATCCGCAAAGAAGAGAAAAGCGGCTGCGGCGAAGGCGGCCGCCGCCCGTGCCAAGGCCCCCGCGAAACCGGCCGCCCCGGCACCGGCGGAACCCGTAAAGGAAACCACCCCCAAAGCGGAGGCCCCGAAAGCCGAACCGGAAAAGACCGAAGCCCCCAAGGCCACCCCGGCCGCCGCGGAAGCGCCCAAGGCGGAAGCCCAGCCTGCCCTGAAGGCCGCTCCGGCGCAGGAAAAGCTGAAAGCTGCTCCGAAACAGGAGCAGCTCCACGCAGCCCCCGCCCAGGAGAAGCTCAAGGCGGCCCCGAAGCAGGAGAAGCTCAAGGCGGCCCCGAAGCAGGAGAAACTCAAAGCCGCCCCCAAGAAGGAGGCGCTGAAAGCCGCTCCGGCCACGAGCAGCGCCGAGGATGACGCCGCCTTTGAGCGCCGGCTGGCCCGCCATTACGATGAACTGAAATGGCTGTACTGCGAGCTGTACCACGGCGACATGCAGGCCTTTGACTACTGTGTGGATATGCTGCGCCGGGCCTGGGCAGACCGCAAGCCCGCCCTGCGCGCCCAGGATGCCGCCCGGGAGGCAAACCCCGACTGGTACCGCCGCCGGGATCTGCTGGGCATGATGATGTATACCAATGCTTTCGCCGGCACCCTGAAAGGGGTGGAGGAGAAGCTGCCTTACATCCAGGAATGCGGGGTGAACTACCTGCACCTGATGCCGCTGCTGCAGAGCCCCAAGGGCCGCAGCGACGGCGGCTACGCAGTGGCGGATTTCCGCACCGTGCAGCCGGAACTGGGCACCATGGACGACCTGGAACACCTGGCCGATGCCTGCCGGGAAAAGGGAATGAGCCTCTGCCTGGACTTCGTCATGAACCACACCAGCGAGGACCACGAATGGGCCCGCAAGGCCCGGGCCAATGAGCCGGGCTACCGGGACCGCTACTTCTTCTACGACAACTGGGACATCCCCAACGAGTTTGAGAAGACGGTGCCCCAGGTCTTTCCCACCACGGCACCGGGCAGCTTCACCTGGCTGGACGACTGCCAGCAGGTGGTCATGACCAACTTCTACCCCTACCAGTGGGATCTGAACTACGCCAACCCCGTGGTCTTCAACGACATGACGGAGAACCTGCTCTACCTGACCAACCGCGGCATCGACGTCATCCGTCTGGATGCCGTGCCCTACATTTGGAAAGAGCTGGGCACTTCCTGCCGCAACCTGCCCCAGGTCCATACCCTGGTGCGGATGATGCGGATGGTCTGCGAGATCGTCTGCCCCAGCGTCCTGCTGCTGGGCGAGGTGGTCATGGAACCCGCCAAGGTGGTGCCCTACTTCGGCACGCCGGAAAAGCCGGAATGCCACATGCTCTACAACGTCACCACCATGGCCACCACCTGGAACTCCCTGGCCACGGCGGACGTTTCTCTGCTGCGCCACCAGATGGACACCGTCTGCGCCCTGCCCCGGGACTTCCTGTTCCTGAACTACCTGCGCTGCCACGACGACATCGGCTGGGGCCTGGATTACCCCTGGCTGGGCGCCCGGTTCGGCACCAACGAGGTAGCCCACAAGAAGTACCTTAACGACTGGTTCACCGGCAAATGGCCCGGCAGTGACAGCCGCGGCGAGCTCTACAATGATGACCCCACCCTGGGCGACGCCCGGCTGTGCGGCACCACCGCCTCGCTGTGCGGTGTGGAGGCCGCCGACTTCGAGAAAGACCCCTTCAAGATGGAGCGGGCCATCTCCTGTGACCTGATGCTCCACGCCTGGATGCTGGTCCAGAGCGGTATCCCGGTGCTCTACAGCGGCGACGAGATCGGCCAGCTCAACGACTACACCTACCACGACGATCCCGAAAAGTGGGACGACAGCCGGTACATCCACCGGGGCAACTTCCAGTGGGATCTGGCCGAACTGCGCCACGACACCACCACCCGCCAGGGCAAACAGTTCGAGGGTCTGCGCCGGCTGGAGACCATCCGCGCCGAAGAGAAAGCCTTTGACGCCCAGGCGGACGTCTGGACTTTCGACACCGGCAGTAGCCATGTGCTGGGCGTGGGCCGGTGGTATCAGGGCCACAAGCTCATCGCTTTCTTCAACTTCAGCCCGGAATTTGTGCATGTGTCCTCCTGGGAGAAGGGCCCCTACGACGAACTGATGTACGGCGGCCACCGGGACGACCTGAACGATGTGGAGCTGTATCCCTACGGCTTCGCCTGGTTCCTGCACACCGAAGATTGA
- a CDS encoding PBSX family phage terminase large subunit produces the protein MRVQLKKIIPAVFWPVHTAIRSGTVQEVVAKGGRGSGKSSYLSLELVYQLLRHPNCHAVVLRKVAGTLRNSVYSQIVWAIGALGCSGYFRCTVSPMECTYLPTGQKILFFGLDDAGKLKSLKVPFGAVGLCWFEELDQFDGPEEVRSVEQSILRGGDWTLTLKSFNPPAMARSWVNRYVLEPRPGKLVHHSTYRDLPRQFLGERFWADAEHLRKTNPDAYRHEYGGEVVGSGAAVFDNLTLREVPDEEIASFDRLYHGVDWGWYPDPWAYNAVSYDAARRTLVIFDELTRTRTPNRDTARLLVERGVGGDDGGLLTADAAEPKSCADYRAAGLPCRAAVKGPGSVRESMKWLQGLASIVIDPARCPATAAEFSEYEYERDDRTGEVLPGYPDVNNHHIDAVRYAVECIWRRRGV, from the coding sequence GTGCGCGTACAGTTGAAAAAGATCATTCCGGCGGTGTTCTGGCCGGTGCATACGGCCATCCGCAGCGGCACCGTCCAGGAGGTGGTGGCCAAGGGCGGACGGGGTTCCGGCAAGTCCAGCTATCTTTCCCTGGAGCTTGTCTACCAGCTGCTGCGTCACCCGAACTGTCACGCCGTGGTGCTGCGCAAGGTGGCAGGCACCTTACGCAACAGCGTTTACAGCCAGATCGTCTGGGCCATCGGCGCGCTGGGCTGTTCGGGGTATTTCCGCTGTACCGTCAGCCCCATGGAGTGCACCTATCTGCCCACCGGCCAGAAGATCCTCTTCTTCGGCCTGGACGACGCGGGCAAGCTCAAGAGTTTGAAAGTACCCTTTGGTGCGGTAGGACTTTGTTGGTTTGAGGAGCTTGACCAGTTCGACGGGCCGGAGGAGGTGCGCAGCGTGGAGCAGAGCATCCTGCGGGGCGGCGACTGGACGCTGACGCTGAAAAGTTTCAACCCGCCGGCCATGGCCCGCAGCTGGGTCAACCGCTATGTGCTGGAACCCCGGCCGGGCAAGCTGGTGCACCATTCCACCTACCGGGATCTGCCCCGGCAGTTTCTGGGGGAGCGGTTCTGGGCGGATGCAGAGCATCTGCGCAAGACCAACCCCGACGCCTACCGCCACGAGTACGGCGGCGAGGTGGTGGGCAGCGGCGCAGCGGTGTTTGATAACCTGACGCTGCGGGAGGTCCCCGACGAGGAGATTGCCTCCTTTGACCGGCTGTACCACGGGGTGGACTGGGGCTGGTACCCCGACCCCTGGGCGTACAACGCGGTCTCCTACGATGCGGCGCGGCGCACCCTGGTGATCTTTGACGAGCTGACCCGCACCCGCACCCCCAACCGGGACACCGCCCGGCTGCTGGTGGAGCGGGGGGTGGGCGGCGACGACGGCGGCCTGCTCACCGCCGATGCCGCCGAGCCCAAATCCTGCGCCGATTACCGGGCGGCGGGCCTGCCCTGCCGCGCCGCCGTGAAAGGGCCCGGCAGTGTGCGGGAGAGCATGAAGTGGCTGCAGGGGCTGGCGTCCATCGTCATTGACCCGGCCCGGTGCCCCGCCACGGCGGCGGAGTTCAGCGAGTACGAGTACGAGCGGGACGACCGCACCGGCGAGGTGCTGCCCGGCTATCCCGACGTGAACAACCACCACATCGACGCCGTGCGCTATGCGGTGGAATGCATCTGGCGGCGCCGGGGCGTATAA
- a CDS encoding YczE/YyaS/YitT family protein: protein MQQTKQHTVARWGFYLLGMVLLALGLTLNTKTGLGASAIVSVPFTVSQATGWNFGDLTLVVYCLFVVAEFILKGKNRQWIDVLQIPLSIVFTRFMNLFAGAIPYKNGNLPADIALLIVAILFTGVGAAMTVAMQLIPNPGDGIVGTIAQLTGKELGFCKNCFDVGCVTISLIIGLCFGNLLLGVGLGTLISMVGVGRAIAGFNYLCKRPLLRVTGMDRQ from the coding sequence ATGCAACAGACAAAACAACATACAGTCGCCCGTTGGGGGTTCTATCTGCTGGGCATGGTGCTGCTGGCGCTGGGCCTGACGCTGAACACCAAGACGGGTCTTGGGGCATCGGCCATTGTGTCGGTGCCCTTTACGGTGAGCCAGGCGACGGGCTGGAACTTCGGCGACCTGACGCTGGTAGTCTACTGCCTTTTTGTGGTGGCGGAGTTTATCCTCAAAGGGAAAAATCGCCAGTGGATCGACGTGCTGCAGATTCCGCTGAGCATCGTCTTCACCCGGTTCATGAACCTCTTCGCGGGGGCGATTCCCTACAAGAACGGCAACCTGCCCGCCGACATCGCCCTGCTCATCGTGGCCATCCTCTTCACCGGGGTGGGCGCCGCCATGACGGTGGCCATGCAGCTCATCCCCAACCCCGGCGACGGCATCGTGGGCACCATCGCCCAGCTGACCGGCAAGGAACTGGGCTTCTGCAAGAACTGCTTCGACGTCGGCTGCGTGACCATCTCGCTGATCATCGGCCTCTGCTTCGGCAATCTGCTGCTGGGCGTGGGTCTGGGCACCCTCATCTCCATGGTGGGGGTGGGCCGCGCTATTGCCGGGTTCAACTACCTGTGCAAGCGCCCGTTGCTGCGCGTCACCGGCATGGACCGGCAGTGA
- a CDS encoding glycoside hydrolase family 2 TIM barrel-domain containing protein: MKTTKPELSWLTDPQVFAVNRLAAHSDHICYRTAAEAAARRTSLRQSLDGEWRFCWSPNPAARPADFWRPDADLSAFGTIQVPGHIELQGYGELQYTNTLYPWDGRAALRPPQIDWDNAPVGSYVTEFTVDEGLRGQRVCVSFQGVEQAMYLWCNGVFVGYAEDSFTPSEFDLTDCLQEGTNRLCVEVHKRCSASWIEDQDFFRFSGIFRPVYLYAKPKVHLADLWLQAGLEQDNLTGTLTPRVQLEGETEGARVTLRLTDSEGYALYEGPVTGDTLELQGVQPWSHATPTLYHAELTVTDREGTVQEVVPYDIGFRRFEMVDGVMCLNGERVVFNGVNRHEWNAERGRAIGPEDMDAAMEVFRRNNINAVRTCHYPNQSRWYDLCDRNGIYMIDETNLESHGSWQKLGAVEPSWNVPGSLPEWKDCVVDRARSMFERDKNHTAVLIWSCGNESYAGEDILAMTEFFHQQDPGRLVHYEGVFHNRDFDAISDMESRMYEKPWNIRDYLESKPAKPFILCEYMHDMGNSLGGMESYIRLAEKYPQYQGGFIWDYMDQALWHTDALGRRVLGYGGDFGERTTDYNFSGNGIVYADGAEKPAMQEVRYWYADAADRAAQDARNDAAAKAADTALAASWEARARQPLTVTEGDGNLGVKGDGFEILFSYTEGGPSSLRIGGTEWLWRAPRPAVWRAATDNDRGCGFAQRSGAWLAADALSKAGQPEVVVEAPDRVTVEYRFPLVSVPGAEAVLRYTVLDQGALEVEAVYHGVEGAPELPCFGVRFQTAAPVAATRWTGLSGETYPDRYKGADFGCFEEVPHIEPHLVPQECGLHWQTRQAVLQQRDARGRTTASLTLQSCGEPFAFSALPNTAEELEAAQHPCELPVTGRTAVTVLGASRGVGGIDSWGTDVEEAYRLDGSREYTVQFRILLR, encoded by the coding sequence ATGAAGACGACCAAACCGGAACTCAGCTGGCTGACCGACCCGCAGGTCTTTGCGGTCAACCGGCTGGCAGCTCATTCCGATCATATCTGCTACCGCACGGCGGCGGAAGCTGCCGCCCGCCGCACCAGCCTGCGCCAGAGCCTGGACGGCGAATGGCGGTTCTGCTGGAGCCCCAACCCTGCTGCCCGTCCGGCGGATTTCTGGCGCCCGGACGCCGATCTTTCGGCCTTTGGTACCATCCAGGTGCCGGGGCACATCGAACTGCAGGGCTACGGCGAACTGCAGTACACCAACACGCTGTATCCCTGGGATGGCCGGGCCGCTCTGCGCCCGCCCCAGATCGACTGGGACAACGCCCCGGTGGGCAGCTATGTGACGGAGTTCACTGTGGACGAGGGACTGCGGGGCCAGCGGGTCTGCGTGAGTTTCCAGGGCGTGGAGCAGGCGATGTATCTGTGGTGCAACGGCGTCTTTGTGGGCTATGCCGAGGACAGCTTCACCCCGTCGGAATTTGACCTCACCGACTGCCTGCAGGAGGGGACCAACCGCCTCTGCGTGGAGGTACACAAACGGTGCAGTGCCTCCTGGATCGAGGACCAGGACTTTTTCCGGTTCTCGGGCATCTTCCGGCCGGTCTACCTCTACGCCAAGCCCAAGGTGCACCTGGCAGACCTCTGGCTGCAGGCAGGGCTGGAGCAGGACAACCTCACCGGCACCCTGACCCCCCGGGTACAACTGGAGGGGGAGACCGAGGGCGCCCGGGTCACGCTGCGGCTCACCGACAGCGAGGGCTATGCCCTCTACGAAGGCCCGGTCACGGGGGACACCCTGGAACTTCAGGGCGTACAGCCCTGGAGCCACGCCACCCCCACCCTCTACCACGCCGAGCTCACGGTCACCGACCGGGAGGGCACCGTGCAGGAGGTGGTCCCCTACGACATCGGCTTCCGCCGGTTCGAGATGGTGGACGGCGTCATGTGCCTGAACGGGGAGCGGGTGGTCTTCAACGGAGTGAACCGCCACGAGTGGAACGCTGAGCGGGGCCGCGCCATCGGGCCGGAGGATATGGACGCGGCCATGGAAGTTTTCCGCCGCAACAACATCAACGCGGTGCGCACCTGCCACTATCCCAACCAGAGCCGGTGGTACGATCTGTGCGACCGCAACGGCATCTATATGATCGACGAGACCAACCTGGAAAGCCACGGCAGCTGGCAGAAGCTGGGGGCTGTGGAACCCAGCTGGAACGTGCCGGGCAGTTTGCCGGAGTGGAAAGACTGCGTGGTGGACCGGGCCCGCAGCATGTTTGAGCGGGACAAGAACCACACGGCGGTTCTGATCTGGTCCTGCGGCAACGAGAGCTATGCCGGGGAGGACATCCTGGCCATGACGGAATTCTTCCACCAGCAGGACCCCGGCCGGCTGGTGCACTACGAGGGCGTCTTCCACAACCGGGATTTCGACGCCATCAGCGACATGGAGAGCCGGATGTACGAAAAGCCCTGGAACATCCGGGACTATCTGGAATCCAAGCCTGCCAAGCCGTTCATCCTGTGCGAGTACATGCACGATATGGGCAACAGCCTGGGCGGCATGGAGAGCTACATCCGCCTGGCGGAGAAATATCCCCAGTACCAGGGCGGGTTCATCTGGGATTACATGGACCAGGCGCTGTGGCACACCGATGCCCTGGGCCGCCGGGTGCTGGGCTACGGCGGCGACTTCGGCGAGCGCACCACCGACTACAACTTCAGCGGCAACGGCATCGTCTACGCCGACGGCGCCGAAAAGCCCGCCATGCAGGAGGTCCGCTACTGGTACGCCGACGCGGCGGACCGTGCAGCCCAGGATGCCCGCAACGATGCGGCGGCCAAAGCGGCAGACACGGCGCTGGCTGCGTCCTGGGAGGCCCGTGCCCGGCAGCCCCTGACCGTCACCGAGGGGGACGGCAACCTGGGCGTCAAAGGTGATGGGTTTGAGATCCTCTTCTCCTACACGGAAGGCGGTCCCTCCTCCCTGCGGATCGGCGGCACCGAATGGCTGTGGCGGGCCCCCCGCCCGGCGGTCTGGCGGGCTGCCACCGACAATGACCGGGGCTGCGGCTTTGCCCAGCGCAGCGGCGCCTGGCTGGCGGCGGACGCTCTCTCCAAGGCCGGTCAACCGGAAGTGGTGGTGGAAGCGCCCGACCGGGTGACGGTGGAATACCGGTTCCCGCTGGTGAGCGTGCCGGGGGCCGAGGCCGTGCTCCGCTACACAGTGCTGGACCAGGGGGCGCTGGAAGTGGAGGCGGTCTACCACGGCGTGGAGGGCGCTCCGGAGCTGCCCTGCTTCGGCGTGCGCTTCCAGACGGCGGCGCCGGTGGCGGCCACCCGCTGGACCGGTCTTTCGGGGGAGACCTACCCCGACCGGTACAAGGGCGCCGACTTCGGCTGCTTCGAGGAAGTGCCCCACATCGAACCCCACCTGGTTCCTCAGGAATGCGGGCTGCACTGGCAGACCCGGCAGGCGGTACTGCAGCAGCGGGATGCCCGCGGCCGCACTACGGCTTCGCTGACGCTGCAAAGCTGCGGAGAACCCTTTGCCTTCAGCGCCCTGCCCAACACGGCGGAAGAACTGGAGGCGGCCCAGCATCCCTGCGAGCTGCCGGTCACCGGCCGCACCGCCGTGACGGTGCTGGGAGCCAGCCGGGGCGTGGGCGGCATCGACAGCTGGGGCACCGACGTGGAGGAAGCCTACCGGCTGGACGGCAGCCGGGAATACACCGTTCAGTTCCGTATTCTGCTGCGGTAA
- a CDS encoding terminase small subunit, whose translation MHEVTPEHVLGELADIAFAEPGAERGGQAIKVADKLRALELLYKHLGLGDGQTTEGVVIVDES comes from the coding sequence GTGCATGAGGTAACGCCGGAGCATGTGCTGGGGGAACTGGCGGACATCGCCTTTGCCGAACCCGGTGCCGAGCGCGGCGGGCAGGCCATCAAGGTAGCCGACAAGCTGCGGGCGCTGGAGCTTTTGTACAAGCATCTGGGCCTGGGCGACGGCCAGACCACAGAGGGGGTGGTCATCGTAGACGAATCGTAA
- a CDS encoding alpha-galactosidase, which produces MGIQFDTATGVFALETAHTSYHMQVDERGHLLHLYYGRSIGQGSLSALYPPADHGFSPDYYACRRERGVSPDVLPQEYTGCNVGDFRLSCVVVRDETGAAGADFVYVSHRIESGKYALEGLPCAHAEDGDAETLVVTLRDLVTGLELDLYYGVFADQDIITRAAKMRNNGTHTLRLEKAASMCLDLPFGRWDMIHFHGRHAMERQMQRTPLANAIQTVSSTRGASSHHHNPFVILCDRDTTESAGLCYGVMLVYSGSHRTDIEVDQNGSTRVVTGIHDERFSWKLEPGEAFTTPEVLLGCASDGLTTLSQHYQHFIRRNICRSPFRYTRRPVLINNWEATYFQFTTDTICKIAEKAASLGVEMLVLDDGWFGKRDDDNSGLGDWFVNEKKLPGGLDPLIQRINALGMKFGIWIEPEMISEDSDLYRAHHDWALTLPGRDPAMGRDQLVLDFGRDEVVDYITEVLSDLLRNHHIEYVKWDMNRNMSDVYSRALPPERQGEVAHRYMLGVYRLLDRLTTAFPDVLFEGCAGGGGRFDAGMLAYFPQIWCSDDTDAIERLTIQHGTSFGYPVSAMGAHVSACPNHQTGRSTPLWTRAVVAMSGTFGYELDLGKLSDEECEQVKEQIETFKKLYDVLQNGRYYRLSNPIEEHRYTAWQTVTDKESLVSLVLTHPEANSRPLHICLRGLEEDALYRVESLHLYGTTSTPESGAAATDRYVGAVYSGSTLMYAGCTLTQLVGDFPSVQLHLVRV; this is translated from the coding sequence ATGGGTATTCAATTCGACACCGCCACGGGCGTTTTCGCGCTGGAGACCGCACACACCAGCTACCACATGCAGGTGGATGAGCGCGGCCATCTGCTGCACCTGTACTACGGGCGCAGCATCGGCCAGGGCAGCCTGAGCGCACTGTATCCCCCCGCCGACCACGGCTTCTCCCCGGACTACTATGCCTGCCGCCGCGAGCGCGGCGTTTCCCCCGATGTGCTCCCCCAGGAGTACACCGGCTGCAATGTGGGCGATTTCCGGTTATCCTGTGTGGTGGTCCGGGATGAGACCGGTGCGGCCGGTGCGGACTTTGTCTATGTCTCGCACCGCATCGAGAGCGGCAAATATGCCCTGGAGGGCCTGCCCTGTGCCCACGCGGAGGACGGCGACGCCGAGACCCTGGTCGTCACCCTGCGCGACCTGGTCACCGGGCTGGAGCTGGACCTGTACTACGGCGTCTTCGCCGATCAGGACATCATCACCCGCGCCGCCAAAATGCGCAACAACGGTACCCACACCCTGCGCCTGGAAAAGGCTGCTTCGATGTGCCTGGACCTGCCCTTCGGCCGGTGGGATATGATCCACTTCCACGGCCGCCACGCCATGGAACGGCAGATGCAGCGCACCCCGCTGGCCAACGCCATTCAGACGGTCTCCTCCACCCGCGGTGCCTCCAGCCATCATCACAATCCCTTCGTGATCCTCTGTGACCGCGACACCACCGAATCCGCCGGGCTGTGCTACGGCGTCATGCTGGTCTATTCCGGCAGCCACCGCACCGACATCGAGGTGGACCAGAACGGTTCCACCCGTGTGGTCACCGGCATCCATGACGAGCGGTTCAGCTGGAAGCTGGAACCCGGCGAGGCCTTCACCACCCCCGAGGTGCTGCTGGGCTGCGCTTCGGACGGTCTGACCACCCTGTCCCAGCATTACCAGCACTTCATCCGGCGCAACATCTGCCGCAGCCCCTTCCGCTATACCCGCCGCCCGGTGCTCATCAACAACTGGGAGGCCACCTACTTCCAGTTCACCACCGACACCATCTGCAAGATCGCCGAGAAGGCCGCCAGCCTGGGCGTGGAGATGCTGGTGCTGGACGACGGCTGGTTCGGCAAGCGGGATGACGACAACAGCGGCCTGGGCGACTGGTTCGTCAACGAGAAAAAACTGCCCGGCGGCCTGGATCCGCTGATCCAGCGGATCAACGCCCTGGGCATGAAGTTCGGCATCTGGATCGAGCCTGAGATGATCAGCGAGGATTCCGACCTCTACCGTGCCCACCACGACTGGGCACTGACGCTGCCCGGCCGGGACCCCGCCATGGGCCGCGACCAGCTGGTGCTGGACTTCGGCCGGGACGAGGTGGTGGATTACATCACCGAGGTGCTCAGCGATCTGCTGCGCAACCATCACATCGAATACGTCAAATGGGACATGAACCGCAACATGTCGGACGTCTACAGCCGCGCCCTGCCCCCCGAACGCCAGGGCGAAGTGGCCCACCGCTACATGCTGGGCGTCTACCGGCTGCTGGACCGGCTGACCACCGCCTTCCCCGACGTGCTGTTTGAAGGCTGTGCCGGCGGCGGCGGACGCTTTGACGCGGGCATGCTGGCCTACTTCCCCCAGATCTGGTGCAGCGACGACACCGACGCCATCGAGCGGCTGACCATCCAGCACGGCACCTCCTTCGGGTATCCGGTGTCGGCCATGGGCGCCCATGTTTCGGCCTGCCCCAACCACCAGACCGGCCGTTCCACCCCGCTGTGGACCCGCGCCGTGGTGGCCATGAGCGGCACCTTCGGCTACGAACTGGACCTGGGCAAACTCAGCGACGAGGAATGCGAACAGGTCAAGGAACAGATCGAGACCTTCAAGAAGCTGTACGATGTGCTGCAGAACGGCCGGTACTACCGCCTGAGCAACCCCATCGAGGAACACCGGTACACCGCCTGGCAGACTGTCACCGACAAGGAATCTCTGGTCAGTCTGGTGCTGACCCATCCGGAGGCCAACTCCCGCCCGCTGCACATCTGCCTGCGGGGCCTGGAGGAGGACGCCCTGTACCGGGTGGAGAGCCTGCATCTGTACGGCACCACCTCCACCCCGGAGAGCGGCGCCGCCGCCACCGACCGCTATGTAGGTGCCGTCTACAGCGGCAGCACCCTGATGTACGCCGGATGCACCCTGACCCAGCTGGTGGGCGACTTCCCCAGCGTGCAGCTGCATCTGGTGCGTGTGTGA